In Flavobacterium sp. 83, the genomic window CGAAATTCCCTTTCAACGTTTTGCGATATTCATTTAGGTTTTCGACCATTTTATTAATATCGTCCGGAATTATTTCTTCGAAAAACTCTCGTAATCTTTTGGCAGTTGTCGGTGATTTACCATTTGTTGAAATGGCTATTTTGACATTTCCTTTGGTTACGATTCCTCCCAAATAATAATCACATAATGGTGGCGTATCAGCAATGTTGCAAATCAAGTATCTTTTTCGGGATAAATCGAATACTCGTTTATTGACTTTCAAATCATCGGTACAAGCAATAACCATGTGCCGTTTCTTCAACATCTTTTTCTTGAACTTAGCTTTCGTTAATTTCACCGAAGGATGTTTTTTAACTAACTCTTCCAATTCCGACAAAAACTTTGGTGCAACGA contains:
- a CDS encoding bifunctional precorrin-2 dehydrogenase/sirohydrochlorin ferrochelatase; the encoded protein is MEQNELYSNNQDSAPFPSERAGERNELYPVFLKLHNLNVLIVGGGNVGLEKLSFMLKSSPNANVEVVAPKFLSELEELVKKHPSVKLTKAKFKKKMLKKRHMVIACTDDLKVNKRVFDLSRKRYLICNIADTPPLCDYYLGGIVTKGNVKIAISTNGKSPTTAKRLREFFEEIIPDDINKMVENLNEYRKTLKGNFEEKVQKMNEITEALKNKE